A stretch of Mytilus edulis chromosome 11, xbMytEdul2.2, whole genome shotgun sequence DNA encodes these proteins:
- the LOC139495052 gene encoding uncharacterized protein — MSLDGEEDEVCKPDVWEKVCEKKKEIFTFFTDDLLEEYKTWRHENSSVNQTFAFWDNFVHLDFMAYLGLFFSIRSRNWHLRNVSLKKITCLFHAFDRQNYQRLIPYHLADLHTFPEPVIQHFTAGCFSVSISGKHLYSVALDEAHEMEINLKSKNALNSFSQSSLANLTFYLPYRAKTLHNLKSELQLEREEGLYQREGTMSYVKNAEKTVCEYMSNLETSSLFDMNCNEHLHHIFTRTETDHEQTDSLINYRKYGEEDMANYLKCFLFRTYETAGKPPSRKRRNLKTFAPIKITIHKQKKEIKDQNTVISCLRKKIAFSKHSGNAVKDLDQFLQLPRALCDAEGIPEKGQKATAANVFKNIYSDAFLLQVPKAPVSSKTTVIIDGMFIINTSPLASHQTFGDYGDFLFNRWIIKYYNQYTANEVHLLFDDPNRNGVSPKDIERTRRNTVVQEPVVRTCISSDTPLLSNWRNFIAVRHQKRLLVNFLSDYFLSLSLTYFSTNQCCFVTAGGFDDDRKDRAISILKGQVVDYDLASGNHEEADTRVWLHASVTTADQVIIYSPDTDVFFIGLTLVPDLNKTVYVQLRDSPYNNSFLSMDKLVKCITLNDSLLQGIDSVLICMQLLFIYSGCDFVSYFRGCGKKTFFDVFRKHASFIVGNGSFSDVQGNNGLYSFYRLICSVYFSKHRAAFQPYSTPKSLFDSISEGDLHEKHLSFISAIREKLWERVVTEVEMMPNHEALKLHWMRCCWVFDYWSQSTSNTHVLSDLSKCGWQITDNRLEIVWDTVLNFQKVEKTVEWYTKGCGCKTGCKTNRCKCRKAQNENCDGFCGPGCKCVNCFNVPGSGDQVLDMSIDLDDVILDDTEEFEDPVEVEQPELDGLVEELDQTDDYWLFSTEEV, encoded by the coding sequence ATGTCATTAGATGGAGAAGAAGATGAGGTTTGTAAACCTGATGTCTGGGAGAAGGTATGTGAGAAAAAAAAGgagatttttactttttttacagaTGATTTATTAGAAGAATATAAAACTTGGCGTCATGAGAACTCCTCAGTCAACCAAACCTTTGCCTTTTGGGACAATTTTGTACATTTAGATTTTATGGCTTATCTTGGATTGTTCTTCTCAATACGTAGTAGAAACTGGCACTTGCGCAATGTTTCGCTGAAAAAAATTACTTGTCTATTTCATGCTTTTGATAGGCAAAATTATCAGAGACTAATACCATACCATCTTGCTGATCTCCACACCTTTCCAGAACCTGTTATTCAACATTTTACAGCTGGCTGCTTCTCAGTTTCAATTTCAGGTAAACATTTGTATTCTGTAGCATTAGATGAAGCACATGAAATGGAGATTAATTTAAAGTCAAAAAATGCTCTTAACTCTTTCAGCCAGTCTTCTTTAGCAAACCTCACTTTTTATTTACCTTACAGAGCAAAGACATTGCACAACCTTAAATCAGAATTACAACTTGAAAGAGAAGAAGGTTTATATCAGAGAGAAGGTACAATGTCTTATgttaaaaatgcagaaaaaacagTTTGTGAATACATGTCCAATTTAGAAACATCATCTCTGTTTGACATGAACTGTAATGAACATTTACACCATATTTTTACTAGAACTGAAACTGATCATGAACAAACTGACAGTTTGATAAATTACAGAAAGTATGGTGAGGAAGACATGGCTAACTATTTGAAATGCTTTTTATTTAGGACTTATGAAACAGCAGGAAAGCCTCCCTccagaaaaagaagaaatttaaaaacttttgcccctattaaaataactattcacaagcaaaagaaagaaattaaagATCAAAATACAGTGATTtcttgtttaagaaaaaaaattgctttttCAAAGCATAGTGGTAATGCAGTCAAAGATTTAGACCAGTTTTTACAGTTACCTCGTGCTTTGTGTGATGCAGAAGGAATTCCAGAAAAGGGTCAAAAAGCCACTGCAGCTaatgtctttaaaaatatttattctgaTGCTTTTTTATTACAGGTTCCTAAGGCTCCAGTATCAAGTAAAACTACTGTCATTATTGATGGTATGTTTATTATTAATACCAGTCCACTTGCCTCACACCAGACCTTTGGTGATTATggtgattttctttttaatagaTGGATTATAAAGTACTATAATCAATATACAGCAAATGAGGTTCATTTACTGTTTGATGATCCAAATAGGAATGGTGTGAGCCCAAAAGACATTGAAAGAACGCGAAGGAATACAGTTGTACAGGAACCAGTGGTACGTACATGTATTTCCTCTGACACCCCATTGCTATCAAACTGGAGAAATTTTATTGCAGTTCGGCATCAAAAGCGACTTTTGGTTAACTTTTTGTCTGACTATTTTTTATCTCTTTCATTGACTTATTTCTCTACTAACCAATGTTGTTTTGTTACAGCTGGAGGATTCGACGATGACAGAAAAGACAGAGCAATTTCCATATTAAAGGGTCAGGTGGTAGATTATGACTTGGCATCTGGCAATCATGAAGAGGCAGACACTAGAGTATGGTTACATGCATCAGTAACAACAGCAGATCAAGTCATAATCTACAGCCCTGATACTGATGTATTTTTTATAGGTTTGACACTTGTACCTGATTTGAATAAAACTGTATATGTGCAGTTGAGAGATTCACCATACAACAATTCATTTCTTTCCATGGACAAACTTGTAAAGTGTATTACTTTAAATGATTCGCTTTTACAGGGAATTGACAGTGTTTTGATATGTATGCAGTTACTTTTTATCTATAGTGGATGTGATTTTGTGTCATATTTCAGAGGTTGTGGTAAAAAGACATTTTTTGATGTATTTAGAAAGCATGCCTCTTTCATTGTAGGAAATGGAAGCTTTTCAGATGTTCAGGGTAATAATGGCCTTTATTCATTTTACAGGTTGATATGTTCTGTTTATTTTAGTAAACATCGTGCTGCATTTCAGCCTTATTCTACCCCTAAATCATTATTTGATTCTATTTCAGAGGGGGACTTACATGaaaaacatttatcttttatttcagCTATCAGAGAAAAGCTGTGGGAAAGAGTGGTCACTGAAGTGGAAATGATGCCAAACCATGAAGCCCTCAAACTACACTGGATGCGGTGTTGCTGGGTGTTTGATTATTGGAGTCAGAGCACCAGCAATACCCATGTACTATCTGATTTGTCAAAATGTGGATGGCAAATCACTGATAATAGATTAGAAATTGTTTGGGacactgttttaaattttcagaaaGTCGAGAAAACTGTAGAATGGTATACTAAAGGGTGTGGATGTAAGACTGGATGCAAAACAAATAGGTGTAAATGTAGAAAGGCACAAAATGAAAACTGTGATGGGTTTTGTGGTCCAGGTTGTAAATGTGTAAACTGTTTTAATGTTCCAGGTAGTGGAGATCAAGTACTAGATATGTCTATTGACCTTGATGATGTCATTTTAGATGACACAGAAGAGTTTGAAGATCCAGTTGAGGTTGAACAACCTGAATTAGATGGATTAGTAGAGGAACTTGATCAAACAGATGATTATTGGCTTTTCAGTACTGAAGAGGTTTAA